Proteins from one Desulfonema limicola genomic window:
- a CDS encoding S8 family serine peptidase, producing the protein MIKIVGDIIGSDSLAVIKKLYKDTWSVSGNIGGMDSGARVNKIEDNKWQLKGSIGGYESVGIFQKIQEDIWSLKGDIGGFISRAEIKKTSMGKWQLKGSIGGFNSVAEILIPEQTEQKTKRDYESKISPHFDFSHPDNKSNARQEAVIIYQGQEPDRFRKSGRLYERSEHLDILQNRAEFHHGVENRIFERYLRNCGKGLNVSSIGNSILPVAKVQVTRESLLELSEIPEVLAVMPDHELHLIEPVNMPDIPVSLIEKNDKMTWGIKRLEIPKLWETTKGRGAKVAVLDTGVYGDHPALKSRLKSFILIDPMGRRINAKPSFDAASHGTHVCGTIAGGRDYQEVSIGVAPEASLFAAGILLGGSTVATTIEGLVWAIEKGAGVINMSYGSNRYEPRYELIFRNLIENYDILPVVSIGNSGLGNTGSPGNIASAFSVGAFQKGAENVDFIAPFSSGGSLVFPGDPHHEIITKPDVAAPGVGVYSCIPPLKNSHEEQYAYQSGTSMAAPHVSGVAALLMSAYPGARAKEIMEVLKQTAVHPDGNKKRPDNRWGYGMINPAAACKALSGV; encoded by the coding sequence ATGATAAAAATCGTAGGAGATATTATCGGCTCGGATTCTCTTGCTGTAATAAAAAAACTTTATAAAGACACATGGTCTGTTTCAGGAAATATAGGCGGCATGGATTCTGGTGCCAGGGTAAACAAGATTGAGGATAATAAATGGCAGCTTAAAGGCAGTATAGGAGGCTATGAATCTGTTGGAATATTTCAAAAAATCCAGGAAGATATCTGGTCTCTGAAAGGCGATATAGGCGGTTTTATCTCCAGAGCCGAGATAAAAAAAACAAGCATGGGAAAATGGCAGCTTAAAGGCAGTATAGGAGGATTCAATTCTGTTGCTGAAATCTTGATACCAGAACAGACAGAACAGAAAACAAAAAGAGATTATGAATCAAAAATATCCCCGCACTTTGATTTTTCCCACCCAGATAACAAGTCAAATGCCAGACAGGAAGCTGTTATAATTTATCAGGGTCAGGAACCTGACAGGTTCCGTAAAAGCGGGAGACTCTATGAACGAAGCGAGCATCTTGACATCCTGCAAAACAGGGCTGAATTTCATCATGGGGTTGAAAACAGGATATTTGAAAGATATTTAAGAAATTGCGGCAAAGGGCTTAATGTGTCATCAATAGGAAACAGTATTCTCCCTGTTGCCAAGGTACAGGTAACCCGTGAATCACTTCTGGAACTTTCCGAAATCCCGGAGGTTCTTGCAGTAATGCCGGATCATGAACTTCATTTGATAGAGCCTGTCAATATGCCGGATATTCCTGTTTCACTTATAGAAAAAAATGATAAAATGACATGGGGCATTAAAAGGCTTGAAATTCCAAAGCTCTGGGAAACCACAAAAGGCAGGGGTGCAAAGGTAGCAGTTCTGGATACAGGTGTTTACGGAGATCATCCAGCTTTAAAATCCAGACTTAAATCATTTATTCTTATTGATCCAATGGGGCGAAGGATTAATGCAAAACCAAGTTTTGATGCCGCTTCTCATGGTACCCATGTATGCGGTACAATTGCAGGAGGCAGGGATTATCAGGAGGTTTCTATTGGTGTTGCACCTGAAGCCAGTCTGTTTGCCGCAGGAATACTTTTAGGCGGATCAACCGTTGCAACTACTATTGAAGGATTGGTATGGGCTATTGAAAAAGGGGCTGGTGTTATCAATATGTCATATGGTTCAAATCGTTATGAACCCCGCTATGAATTAATATTCAGAAATCTTATAGAAAACTATGATATACTGCCGGTAGTATCAATTGGAAACTCCGGGCTTGGAAATACCGGGTCTCCTGGTAATATTGCCAGTGCTTTTTCAGTAGGCGCATTTCAAAAAGGTGCTGAAAATGTGGATTTTATTGCCCCTTTCAGCAGCGGGGGAAGCCTGGTTTTTCCAGGTGATCCTCACCATGAAATAATAACAAAGCCTGATGTTGCAGCTCCAGGGGTTGGTGTATATTCATGTATCCCGCCTCTTAAAAATTCTCATGAAGAACAATATGCTTATCAATCAGGAACATCAATGGCAGCTCCCCATGTATCAGGGGTTGCAGCTTTGCTGATGTCTGCATATCCTGGAGCAAGAGCCAAAGAAATCATGGAAGTATTAAAACAAACAGCAGTCCACCCTGATGGAAACAAAAAACGGCCTGACAACAGGTGGGGATATGGTATGATTAACCCTGCTGCAGCCTGTAAAGCACTTTCAGGAGTATAA
- a CDS encoding metal-dependent hydrolase gives MPTIITHAVVGIASGKTIAIKKKTFLFWTLSVICPILPDADVIGLGLGIPYGHFFGHRGFFHSPFFALILSLIISLTYFRERAFSKSWWKILLYFFTITASHGILDAFTNGGLGIALLSPFDNTRYFFPYTPVEVSPIGARAFFTNQGLKVLASEIKWIWMPLLILCISLIIIRKILQNNVNDRKVQSRLSQIKK, from the coding sequence GTGCCTACGATAATTACACATGCAGTTGTCGGAATTGCTTCAGGGAAAACAATAGCTATCAAGAAAAAAACTTTCCTTTTTTGGACACTGTCAGTGATTTGTCCCATTCTTCCCGATGCTGATGTTATCGGATTGGGATTGGGAATACCCTACGGCCATTTTTTTGGGCACAGGGGATTTTTTCATTCTCCCTTCTTTGCACTGATATTGAGCCTGATTATATCCCTGACATATTTTCGTGAAAGAGCTTTTTCAAAATCATGGTGGAAAATCCTGCTTTATTTTTTCACCATCACTGCATCACACGGTATTCTTGATGCTTTCACAAACGGCGGACTGGGGATTGCCCTTCTTTCCCCTTTTGATAACACGAGATATTTTTTTCCTTACACACCAGTTGAAGTATCACCCATAGGTGCCAGGGCATTCTTTACAAATCAAGGACTGAAGGTATTGGCCAGTGAAATTAAATGGATATGGATGCCGCTTCTGATCCTTTGCATTTCATTAATAATAATCAGGAAAATATTACAAAACAATGTTAATGACAGGAAAGTACAAAGCAGATTATCTCAAATAAAAAAATAG
- a CDS encoding DMT family transporter — MHWIIVSLLTALAVSSQDAWVKKHFSGLTSYEMSAYPILYSQPLFMISMFFVSIPELGPSFAWTFLANIPINALGFIMYMKAIQKSPLSLTIPYLAFTPVFMIITGYIFLDEMPGLWGIAGILIICAGGYILNIEPGKWHIFSPLAAVFKETGSWMMLIVAFIYSFGAVIGKKGILESSPLFFIVWFFGIFNPLLLLTLRFSGKIRMDTLFKSPFNGIIAGLFFFLHGMFHGWAISMTKAAYMISIKRLSVIFSIFYGKFVFKEKNISIRISGSLLMLAGTILISLQG, encoded by the coding sequence ATGCACTGGATCATTGTTTCTCTTTTAACAGCCCTGGCAGTTTCTTCTCAGGATGCCTGGGTAAAAAAACATTTCTCAGGTCTTACTTCCTATGAGATGTCTGCATATCCCATATTATACAGCCAGCCTTTGTTTATGATTTCCATGTTTTTTGTATCCATCCCAGAACTTGGTCCGTCTTTTGCCTGGACATTTCTGGCAAACATTCCCATAAACGCACTGGGATTTATCATGTATATGAAAGCCATACAAAAATCCCCGCTGTCTCTTACTATTCCTTATCTGGCTTTTACACCAGTATTTATGATTATTACAGGCTATATTTTTTTAGATGAAATGCCTGGATTATGGGGTATTGCCGGTATATTAATCATATGTGCAGGCGGTTATATTCTTAATATTGAACCTGGAAAATGGCATATATTTTCTCCTCTTGCAGCAGTGTTTAAGGAAACAGGCTCATGGATGATGCTTATTGTTGCATTTATTTACAGCTTTGGTGCTGTAATAGGCAAAAAAGGCATTCTTGAATCATCTCCCCTTTTCTTTATTGTCTGGTTTTTTGGAATATTTAATCCCTTATTGCTGCTTACCCTCAGGTTTTCAGGAAAAATCAGGATGGATACATTATTTAAAAGCCCTTTTAACGGCATTATAGCAGGCCTGTTTTTCTTTCTCCACGGCATGTTTCATGGATGGGCAATATCAATGACCAAAGCTGCATATATGATTTCAATTAAACGGCTGAGTGTTATTTTCAGCATTTTTTACGGTAAATTTGTTTTTAAGGAAAAGAATATATCCATCAGGATAAGCGGCTCACTGCTTATGCTGGCAGGTACAATTCTTATATCGCTTCAAGGCTGA
- a CDS encoding CopG family antitoxin has product MREEYDFEHMKGRKNPYAKQLKKQVTIRIGTDIIEYFKNEAKETGIPYQNLINIYLRDCVQKNWKVSVG; this is encoded by the coding sequence ATGAGAGAAGAATACGACTTTGAACATATGAAAGGCCGTAAAAATCCATATGCAAAGCAGCTAAAAAAACAGGTTACTATCAGAATAGGTACTGATATTATTGAATATTTTAAAAATGAAGCTAAAGAAACCGGTATTCCGTATCAGAATTTAATAAATATATATTTACGTGATTGTGTTCAAAAAAACTGGAAAGTATCTGTTGGATAG
- a CDS encoding YheU family protein, with amino-acid sequence MEIPYEKLNPDTLDALIQELVTRNGTDYGEREFSLEDKIKQVKAGLKSGKAVITYDKKTETCNIIMKDSLS; translated from the coding sequence ATGGAAATCCCCTATGAAAAACTGAATCCTGACACCCTGGATGCACTTATCCAGGAACTTGTTACCCGTAACGGCACTGATTACGGGGAAAGGGAATTTTCCCTGGAAGATAAGATAAAACAGGTAAAAGCCGGTTTAAAATCAGGAAAAGCTGTTATTACATATGATAAAAAAACTGAAACCTGTAATATTATAATGAAAGATTCCCTCAGCTAG
- a CDS encoding ATP-binding protein, with the protein MLHGILSRLEPYEVKVSRTVLRGERDSNVSDLPGGMGNEGLRHFMVIEEAHRLLKNVNIERTTEMMGNPKGKAVEVFCNILAEMRSLGQGVAVVEQIPSKISPDVIKNSNTKIVHRLVSKDDQSLLAGSLSIDDYDALYLNRLKTGHALCYKEGMGRPVECAVLNDVDSHAISDGRIKKLMATLTPDTLQGYQAYQIDAWLGKAGKELVIKLFNSLVTTQSNDPDKLIVAAKEELKKLLVLEDVPYRINDSLFSDYFTLQVMVLLNKGIYCRKNPIPGNLKTMLLNVVNKPNEKSKKQLVDALSSLWKPVSAKGFIEDVIESLSVRYLYQKRSEANLTEIRSVVSSFLLLEDEDTTNKISLKVQIKMEDTYA; encoded by the coding sequence ATGCTTCACGGCATTTTATCAAGGCTTGAGCCGTATGAGGTGAAAGTCTCACGTACGGTTCTTAGGGGGGAAAGAGACAGCAATGTCTCCGACCTACCCGGCGGAATGGGTAATGAAGGCTTACGACATTTTATGGTTATCGAAGAGGCCCATCGACTGCTTAAAAATGTTAATATTGAGCGTACAACAGAGATGATGGGTAATCCCAAAGGCAAAGCGGTTGAAGTGTTCTGTAATATTCTTGCTGAAATGCGATCACTAGGCCAGGGAGTTGCCGTTGTTGAGCAGATTCCCTCAAAAATTTCCCCGGATGTCATCAAAAACTCAAACACCAAAATTGTTCATCGTCTGGTCTCAAAAGATGATCAATCACTTCTGGCAGGCTCTCTGAGTATAGACGACTATGATGCGCTATATCTGAACAGACTAAAAACCGGTCATGCGCTGTGCTACAAGGAAGGGATGGGGCGTCCGGTAGAGTGTGCTGTTTTGAACGATGTTGATTCCCATGCAATAAGTGATGGGAGAATTAAGAAGTTGATGGCAACTTTGACACCTGACACTTTGCAGGGCTACCAGGCTTATCAGATAGATGCCTGGCTTGGCAAAGCCGGGAAGGAGTTGGTCATTAAATTATTCAATTCACTTGTAACGACGCAATCCAATGATCCGGACAAGCTAATAGTCGCGGCCAAAGAAGAACTGAAAAAGTTATTAGTTTTAGAAGATGTACCGTATCGAATCAATGATTCATTATTTTCGGATTATTTCACTTTGCAGGTCATGGTGTTACTGAATAAAGGCATATATTGCCGAAAAAATCCCATTCCCGGCAACCTGAAAACAATGCTTCTTAATGTTGTAAACAAGCCTAACGAAAAATCAAAAAAACAACTGGTTGATGCCTTGAGTTCTTTATGGAAACCAGTCTCGGCAAAAGGTTTCATCGAAGATGTTATTGAGAGCCTGTCTGTTCGTTACTTATATCAGAAGCGTTCGGAGGCTAATCTAACAGAAATTAGAAGCGTTGTTTCTTCATTTTTGCTGTTGGAGGACGAAGACACGACAAATAAAATATCGCTAAAAGTTCAGATTAAAATGGAGGATACTTATGCTTGA
- a CDS encoding pyridoxal phosphate-dependent aminotransferase, with protein MPDIALRLNQFTESVIREMTRIANTHNAINLSQGFPDFDPPAELVEAGKKALDNGFHQYAVTWGAPGFRQALAQKQKQWMGLELDPDSNIVVTCGGTEAMMTAMMTACNPGDKVIVFSPFYENYGADTILSGAQPVYVPLYPPEFNFDPDELRKAFEQGVKALVLCNPSNPAGKVFTLEELQYIADLAQEFDAFVITDEVYEHIVYEPYKHIYIAGLPGMFDRTISTSSLSKTYSITGWRLGYVIASEAVINGAKKVHDFLTVGAAAPLQEAAITALNFPKTYYEELLAGYTRRREIFLSCLDMAELKYTTPQGAYYVLVDISDFGFKNDTEFCRWMAKEIGVAAVPGSSFFHEPVTHLVRFHFAKQESTLRAAGERLLKIRKAGSI; from the coding sequence ATGCCTGATATTGCATTGCGTTTAAATCAGTTTACAGAATCGGTTATACGTGAAATGACCCGTATTGCCAATACCCATAATGCCATTAACCTTTCCCAGGGTTTTCCTGATTTTGATCCCCCGGCAGAGCTTGTTGAAGCTGGAAAAAAGGCACTTGATAACGGGTTTCATCAATATGCAGTTACCTGGGGAGCGCCCGGTTTCCGTCAGGCACTGGCTCAAAAGCAGAAGCAGTGGATGGGGCTTGAGCTTGACCCTGATTCCAATATAGTTGTTACATGCGGGGGAACCGAGGCCATGATGACAGCCATGATGACTGCATGTAATCCTGGGGACAAGGTTATTGTATTTTCTCCTTTTTATGAAAACTACGGTGCTGATACAATATTATCAGGTGCCCAGCCTGTTTATGTTCCCCTTTATCCCCCGGAGTTTAATTTTGACCCGGATGAACTGAGAAAAGCATTTGAGCAGGGGGTAAAAGCTCTTGTACTCTGCAACCCTTCCAATCCTGCGGGCAAGGTTTTTACCCTTGAAGAACTTCAATATATAGCAGACCTTGCCCAGGAATTTGATGCTTTTGTCATTACTGACGAGGTTTATGAGCATATTGTTTATGAGCCTTACAAACATATATATATTGCAGGCCTTCCTGGGATGTTTGACAGAACCATTTCAACAAGTTCTCTTTCAAAAACCTATTCCATAACAGGCTGGCGGCTGGGATATGTTATTGCATCTGAGGCAGTCATAAACGGGGCAAAAAAGGTGCATGATTTTCTAACAGTAGGAGCAGCAGCCCCTTTGCAGGAAGCAGCCATTACAGCTTTGAATTTTCCAAAAACCTATTATGAGGAACTGCTGGCAGGATATACCAGGCGCAGGGAAATATTTCTCTCCTGTCTTGACATGGCAGAACTAAAATATACAACACCCCAGGGGGCATATTATGTCCTGGTTGACATATCTGATTTCGGATTTAAAAATGATACAGAATTTTGCCGCTGGATGGCAAAAGAGATAGGGGTGGCAGCAGTGCCTGGATCAAGCTTTTTCCATGAGCCGGTAACACATCTTGTAAGGTTTCATTTTGCAAAACAGGAAAGCACCCTCAGGGCAGCAGGAGAACGCCTTCTTAAAATCAGGAAAGCAGGCAGCATATAA
- a CDS encoding MaoC family dehydratase, which yields MTGKAYNEIETGQTFSASLTVTETHIVLGAGLFGDFNPLHVNEEFCKETSFKTRILHGPLTSALISAPIGNFFAGTAIAYLEHYCRFIKSVKAGDTLTTEWTILEKIDKLKHNGGIAVMSATCHNQDMISVAEANGKILLKNR from the coding sequence TTGACAGGAAAAGCCTATAATGAAATTGAAACAGGTCAGACATTTTCTGCTTCACTGACAGTTACCGAAACACATATTGTATTGGGAGCCGGGTTGTTCGGAGATTTTAATCCCCTGCATGTAAATGAAGAATTTTGTAAGGAGACTTCATTTAAAACCCGAATACTGCACGGCCCCCTTACGTCAGCACTTATATCAGCACCCATAGGAAACTTTTTTGCAGGCACTGCCATAGCTTATCTTGAACATTATTGCAGATTTATCAAGTCTGTCAAAGCAGGTGATACTTTGACAACAGAATGGACTATTCTTGAGAAAATTGATAAACTAAAACATAATGGCGGCATTGCTGTTATGTCAGCAACCTGTCATAATCAGGATATGATTTCAGTTGCCGAGGCAAACGGTAAAATTCTTTTAAAAAATCGGTAA
- a CDS encoding BrnT family toxin, whose translation MKTLSFTWDNQKNSANIEKHGVSFKEAQTVFYDEHAVEYDDPDHSDYENRFILMGLSQKFRVLVICYCYQNNESIIRIISARKATKKEQKLYFKVSK comes from the coding sequence ATGAAAACTTTGAGCTTTACTTGGGATAATCAAAAAAATTCAGCCAATATAGAGAAACATGGAGTATCATTTAAAGAAGCACAAACAGTTTTCTATGATGAACATGCAGTTGAATATGATGATCCAGATCATTCTGATTATGAAAATAGATTTATTCTTATGGGTTTAAGCCAAAAATTTCGAGTTTTAGTAATATGCTACTGTTATCAAAACAATGAATCAATAATTCGGATTATATCAGCAAGAAAAGCAACCAAAAAAGAACAAAAACTATATTTTAAGGTGTCAAAATGA
- a CDS encoding tyrosine-type recombinase/integrase, with protein sequence MAILIYCSKCNLFYSRKNNKCSNCGLSLTNSKKFRINVSTPNGSRITKTVEGNLTLARRVEAKIKTEVMQQKHLGIRKAPLLSEIWEKYAIWAKENKKSWRHDIGRWKKHVSPHIKGKRMDKIYPSDIEIIIKKMIKDPDNMKMKHAPATKKQVLVLIRRVYNWAIQLEYYTGSNPAKKIQPPKVQNQVTECLNKDEIEKLLNTLELWPNQLGALLVKFSLYTGLRQDEIMGLEWKDVDLENGFISLFDPKGKPATLPLNNEALKIIYEAEKIKPFEGCMYIFPNQFGERRVSFYKIWSRIRDAAGLSKTFRFHGLRHTFASYLASSGEVDLYTLQKLLNHQSPQMTQRYAHLLDETLRRGAGVADKVFNNINAEL encoded by the coding sequence ATGGCAATACTTATTTATTGTTCGAAATGTAATCTGTTTTATTCAAGAAAAAATAATAAATGCTCTAACTGTGGACTTAGCCTCACCAACAGTAAAAAATTTCGTATCAATGTATCAACACCCAATGGCTCAAGAATTACAAAGACTGTTGAAGGTAATTTAACCCTTGCAAGAAGAGTAGAAGCGAAAATAAAAACTGAAGTTATGCAGCAAAAGCATCTTGGAATTAGAAAAGCACCTCTTCTATCAGAAATATGGGAAAAATATGCTATTTGGGCAAAAGAGAATAAAAAAAGTTGGAGACATGACATTGGGAGATGGAAAAAGCATGTATCTCCTCATATTAAAGGGAAACGAATGGATAAAATATACCCCAGTGATATTGAAATAATTATAAAAAAGATGATAAAAGACCCTGATAATATGAAAATGAAGCATGCTCCTGCAACAAAAAAGCAGGTTTTAGTCCTGATTAGAAGAGTATATAACTGGGCTATTCAGCTTGAATATTATACTGGCTCCAATCCTGCAAAAAAAATACAGCCTCCGAAAGTTCAAAACCAGGTAACAGAATGCCTGAACAAAGATGAGATTGAAAAATTATTAAATACTTTGGAACTGTGGCCTAATCAATTGGGGGCGCTTCTTGTTAAATTTTCTCTTTACACCGGATTAAGACAGGATGAAATTATGGGGCTTGAGTGGAAAGATGTAGATTTGGAAAACGGTTTTATCAGTCTGTTTGATCCGAAAGGTAAACCCGCTACTCTTCCTTTAAATAATGAAGCCTTGAAAATAATTTATGAAGCAGAAAAGATAAAACCCTTTGAAGGGTGTATGTATATTTTCCCAAACCAGTTTGGAGAACGAAGAGTTTCTTTTTATAAAATATGGTCGCGTATTCGGGATGCAGCAGGTTTGTCCAAGACATTCAGATTTCACGGGTTGAGGCATACATTTGCTTCTTATCTGGCCAGTTCCGGTGAGGTTGATCTCTACACTTTACAGAAACTTTTAAACCATCAAAGCCCCCAGATGACCCAGAGGTATGCCCATCTTTTAGATGAAACATTAAGACGCGGAGCCGGTGTTGCTGATAAGGTATTCAATAATATAAATGCGGAACTTTAA
- a CDS encoding AbiEi antitoxin N-terminal domain-containing protein, with translation MNSIKRTKINQLIRQWPRGTVGTASHLNSERYSHDLLTKYKKSGWIESFGRGAYILSGDKVEWPGALYRDSGGLFKP, from the coding sequence ATGAATAGCATAAAAAGGACTAAAATAAACCAGTTGATCCGTCAATGGCCTCGCGGAACTGTGGGGACAGCCTCACATCTGAACTCAGAGAGGTACAGTCATGATCTTTTGACCAAGTATAAAAAAAGCGGATGGATCGAATCATTCGGTCGGGGAGCCTATATTTTATCAGGTGATAAAGTTGAATGGCCCGGTGCTTTATACAGGGATTCCGGTGGTTTGTTCAAACCATAG
- a CDS encoding GMP reductase yields MRIEYEIKLGFKDVLIRPKRSTLKSRSQVDLTRTYTFRHTKKNWTGVPVVAANMDTVGTFEMAEQLGQKGLITAVHKHYSARQWDEFLHDKDDSFYDNIMISTGASESDFSRMSAIIKKHPKIKFICIDVANGYTEFFVRFVKQARDAFPDTFIAAGNVVTGEMVEELILSGADLIKVGIGPGSVCTTRVKTGVGYPQLSAIIECADAAHGLGGHIIADGGCTCAGDVAKAFGAGADMVMIGGMFAGHDESGGNVMEVDGEKCVEFYGMSSRTAMEKHSGGVAEYRASEGKTVIVPYRGPVENTLNDILGGIRSTCTYVGAGKLKELAKRTTFVRVMEQHNTTFG; encoded by the coding sequence ATGAGAATTGAATATGAAATTAAGCTTGGTTTTAAAGATGTATTAATAAGACCCAAACGATCAACCCTGAAAAGCCGTTCACAGGTTGATTTAACCAGGACATACACATTCAGGCATACAAAAAAAAACTGGACAGGCGTACCTGTTGTTGCTGCAAACATGGATACGGTTGGAACCTTTGAAATGGCAGAGCAGCTTGGACAAAAAGGCTTGATTACTGCTGTGCATAAACATTATTCTGCAAGGCAGTGGGATGAGTTTCTCCATGATAAGGATGACAGTTTTTATGATAATATAATGATAAGCACCGGGGCATCAGAAAGTGATTTTTCCAGGATGTCTGCGATCATAAAAAAACATCCAAAAATTAAATTTATCTGTATTGATGTGGCAAATGGTTATACTGAATTTTTTGTCAGATTTGTCAAGCAGGCAAGGGATGCTTTTCCAGACACTTTTATTGCTGCCGGAAATGTTGTTACAGGTGAGATGGTGGAAGAGCTTATTTTATCAGGTGCTGATCTTATCAAGGTTGGAATAGGTCCTGGTTCTGTCTGCACAACCCGTGTAAAAACCGGTGTAGGTTATCCCCAGCTTTCAGCAATTATTGAATGCGCTGATGCTGCCCACGGACTGGGAGGACATATTATTGCAGACGGGGGCTGTACCTGTGCCGGTGATGTTGCCAAGGCATTTGGGGCAGGTGCTGATATGGTAATGATAGGCGGCATGTTTGCAGGCCATGATGAAAGCGGGGGCAATGTCATGGAGGTTGACGGTGAGAAATGCGTTGAGTTTTACGGCATGAGTTCAAGAACCGCAATGGAAAAGCACAGCGGGGGAGTGGCAGAATACCGTGCTTCTGAAGGTAAAACTGTTATAGTGCCTTACCGGGGGCCTGTTGAAAATACGTTAAACGACATTCTTGGAGGAATCCGCTCCACATGTACCTATGTTGGTGCTGGCAAATTAAAGGAACTTGCAAAAAGAACAACCTTTGTCCGGGTAATGGAGCAGCATAATACTACTTTTGGATAA